Proteins co-encoded in one Alphaproteobacteria bacterium PA2 genomic window:
- a CDS encoding glutathione S-transferase, giving the protein MTVRTLHHFPLDPASRQVRLALGEKRLAFNDQTVRYWERPADLMALNPSGLTPVMVEDDLVLCESRAILDHLEETFPEPPLLGREPKERAEARRLLQWFDRKFDYEVGGYLLHEKMEKRLLGLGAPDLASLRQGREALRAHMTYMEDLLRERDWLAGSRLSMADFAGAAHLSVIDYFGDVPWQDFSGVKTWYMKLKSRPAFRPLLSDRWPGLPPAAHYDDLDF; this is encoded by the coding sequence ATGACCGTCCGCACCCTTCACCACTTTCCGCTGGATCCCGCCTCCCGCCAGGTCCGCCTGGCCCTGGGAGAAAAGCGTCTGGCCTTCAATGACCAGACCGTGCGGTACTGGGAGCGGCCGGCCGATCTGATGGCCCTCAACCCTTCAGGCCTGACGCCAGTCATGGTGGAAGATGATCTGGTCCTCTGCGAGAGCAGGGCCATTCTCGATCACCTGGAAGAAACCTTTCCCGAGCCGCCGCTTCTGGGTCGCGAGCCGAAGGAGCGGGCCGAGGCCCGTCGTCTGCTCCAGTGGTTTGACCGCAAGTTCGATTATGAGGTTGGCGGCTATCTCCTGCACGAGAAGATGGAAAAGCGACTGCTTGGCCTTGGCGCCCCTGATCTCGCCAGCCTGCGGCAGGGCCGTGAGGCCCTACGGGCCCACATGACCTATATGGAAGACCTGCTGCGGGAGCGGGACTGGCTGGCCGGAAGCCGCCTCTCCATGGCCGACTTCGCCGGCGCCGCCCACCTTTCGGTCATCGACTATTTCGGCGATGTCCCGTGGCAGGACTTTTCGGGGGTCAAGACCTGGTACATGAAGCTGAAATCCCGGCCGGCCTTCCGCCCCCTGCTCTCCGACCGCTGGCCGGGCCTTCCGCCAGCGGCGCATTATGACGACCTCGATTTCTGA
- a CDS encoding cation-efflux pump, with amino-acid sequence MMAKSPPLTAADTARLTRWVSLLSVSMATILVTLKAVAWIASGSVALLASMADSGLDLIASLVTFFAVRYAAEPPDAEHRFGHGKAEAFASLVQAGLVFASAALIGQEAIRHLYEPHPLAQEGWAVTVMVLSTVLTMGLLAAQTRVLRQTQSVAISGDRAHYTTDLASNMIALVGIGASSFFGLNNLDAFAALGVTLLLLWGAVSVFREAANQLMDRELPDDQRQRIIALMTQDAGISDVHQLRTRSSGPYVHIQMHVDLDPDLSLEEAHRLMVAAENRVLAEFPAADIILHPDPHGRAEPHGGAFPEDHAGLAAQ; translated from the coding sequence ATGATGGCGAAATCCCCACCCCTGACCGCAGCAGACACAGCCAGGCTGACCCGCTGGGTCTCCCTGCTCTCCGTCTCCATGGCGACCATTCTGGTGACCCTGAAGGCCGTGGCCTGGATCGCCTCGGGCTCGGTGGCGCTTCTGGCCTCCATGGCCGATTCCGGCCTCGACCTGATTGCCTCCCTGGTGACCTTTTTCGCCGTGCGCTACGCCGCCGAGCCGCCGGACGCCGAGCACAGGTTCGGCCATGGCAAGGCCGAGGCCTTCGCCAGTCTGGTGCAGGCGGGACTGGTCTTCGCTTCAGCCGCCCTGATCGGCCAGGAGGCCATCCGCCACCTCTATGAGCCCCATCCCCTGGCCCAGGAAGGTTGGGCGGTGACGGTCATGGTGCTTTCGACGGTCCTGACCATGGGCCTGCTGGCGGCCCAGACCCGGGTTCTGCGTCAGACCCAGTCCGTGGCCATCAGCGGCGACCGGGCCCATTACACGACGGACCTGGCCTCGAACATGATCGCCCTGGTCGGCATTGGCGCCTCGTCCTTCTTCGGCCTCAACAATCTGGACGCCTTCGCCGCCCTTGGGGTGACCCTGCTGCTGCTCTGGGGCGCCGTCAGTGTATTCCGCGAGGCCGCCAACCAGCTGATGGACCGCGAGTTACCCGACGACCAAAGGCAGAGGATCATCGCCCTGATGACCCAGGACGCCGGGATTTCCGATGTGCACCAGCTGCGCACCCGCAGTTCTGGCCCCTATGTCCACATCCAGATGCATGTGGATCTTGATCCAGACCTCAGCCTGGAAGAGGCCCACCGGCTCATGGTCGCCGCCGAGAACCGGGTCCTGGCGGAGTTTCCCGCCGCCGACATCATACTGCATCCTGACCCCCACGGTCGGGCCGAGCCCCATGGCGGGGCGTTTCCTGAAGATCACGCCGGACTGGCCGCTCAGTAA
- a CDS encoding tRNA (guanosine(46)-N7)-methyltransferase TrmB, with the protein MDNPPPLRSFGRLKSRTIKPRQAALMTDLLPALRAPEIPFVPAALMPGPAEVWLEIGFGGGEHMAAQAARRRDVLILGAEPFQNGVASALRHIEEADLKNVRLHDGDVRDMLARMPDACLDRVFILFPDPWPKARHNKRRLVNEELLAELARLMKLGAGLRFATDWADYADWTLERVLKSPAFSWPARGPDDWRLPPPDHITTRYEQKGLGDCAPVFLDFVRT; encoded by the coding sequence ATGGATAATCCCCCGCCCCTTCGATCCTTCGGCCGCCTGAAATCGCGGACCATCAAGCCCCGGCAGGCGGCCTTGATGACCGATCTGCTGCCCGCCCTGCGGGCGCCGGAAATCCCCTTCGTCCCGGCCGCCCTCATGCCTGGACCGGCCGAGGTGTGGCTGGAGATTGGTTTTGGCGGGGGCGAGCACATGGCCGCCCAGGCCGCCCGCCGGCGCGATGTCCTGATCCTGGGCGCCGAGCCCTTCCAGAACGGCGTGGCCAGCGCCCTGCGCCACATCGAAGAAGCCGACCTGAAGAATGTGCGCCTGCATGACGGCGATGTCCGGGACATGCTGGCCCGTATGCCGGACGCCTGCCTTGACCGGGTCTTCATCCTCTTTCCCGATCCCTGGCCCAAGGCCCGGCACAACAAGCGGCGACTGGTGAATGAGGAGCTTCTGGCTGAACTGGCCAGGCTGATGAAGCTGGGCGCCGGCCTGCGCTTCGCCACGGACTGGGCTGACTATGCCGACTGGACCCTGGAACGGGTCCTGAAGTCCCCGGCCTTTTCCTGGCCTGCCCGGGGTCCCGACGACTGGCGCCTCCCGCCGCCGGACCACATCACCACACGGTACGAGCAGAAGGGCCTTGGGGACTGCGCCCCGGTCTTCCTGGACTTCGTCCGCACCTAA
- a CDS encoding methionine adenosyltransferase, which produces MSRSSYIFTSESVSEGHPDKVADRISDTVVDAFLAVEPQARVACETLVTTNRVVLAGEVRAGKPGASAAENKALTKEIVGSLEPKVRAAIKDIGYEQKGFHWQKAKYACHLHAQSAHIAQGVDSTATKEEGAGDQGIMFGYACDETPELMPATLQYSHDILKRLAEVRHSGECPVLEPDAKSQVTLLYQDGRPVEVLQIVVSTQHKKKIGLLAANPKRLKAEIQPFVESVFPAGLITRRTKWHVNPTGKFEIGGPDGDAGLTGRKIIVDTYGGAAPHGGGAFSGKDPTKVDRSAAYACRYLAKNVVAAGLARKCTIQISYAIGVANPLSFYVDLHGEGEIDPAKLELALPQMIGGATPRAIREHLGLNRPIYARTAAYGHFGRKPDNEGGFSWEKTDLVDQLKGLA; this is translated from the coding sequence GTGAGCCGTTCCAGTTATATCTTCACCAGCGAAAGCGTTTCCGAAGGCCACCCCGACAAGGTCGCCGACCGCATCTCCGATACGGTCGTGGACGCCTTCCTCGCCGTAGAGCCCCAGGCCCGCGTGGCGTGCGAGACCCTCGTCACTACCAACCGGGTTGTCCTGGCCGGTGAGGTCCGCGCTGGCAAGCCGGGCGCCTCAGCCGCCGAGAACAAGGCCCTGACCAAGGAAATCGTCGGATCCCTGGAGCCCAAGGTGCGGGCGGCCATCAAGGATATCGGCTACGAGCAGAAGGGCTTCCATTGGCAGAAGGCGAAGTACGCCTGCCACCTGCACGCCCAGTCCGCCCATATCGCACAGGGCGTTGACTCCACCGCCACCAAGGAAGAAGGCGCCGGCGACCAGGGCATCATGTTCGGTTATGCCTGCGACGAGACGCCGGAACTGATGCCGGCCACCCTGCAGTATTCCCACGACATCCTGAAGCGCCTGGCTGAAGTGCGTCACTCCGGCGAATGCCCGGTGCTCGAGCCCGACGCCAAGAGCCAGGTGACCCTGCTCTACCAGGACGGCCGCCCGGTCGAAGTCCTGCAGATCGTGGTCTCCACCCAGCACAAGAAGAAGATCGGCCTGCTGGCCGCCAATCCCAAGCGTCTGAAGGCCGAGATCCAGCCCTTCGTCGAAAGCGTTTTCCCGGCCGGCCTGATCACCCGCAGGACCAAGTGGCACGTCAATCCCACCGGCAAGTTCGAAATCGGCGGCCCGGACGGCGACGCCGGCCTGACCGGACGCAAGATCATTGTCGACACCTATGGCGGCGCAGCGCCCCACGGCGGCGGCGCCTTCTCGGGCAAGGACCCCACCAAGGTGGACCGTTCGGCGGCCTATGCCTGCCGCTACCTGGCCAAGAACGTCGTTGCGGCCGGTCTGGCCCGCAAGTGCACCATCCAGATCAGTTACGCCATCGGCGTGGCCAATCCCCTGAGCTTCTATGTGGACCTCCACGGCGAAGGCGAGATCGATCCGGCCAAGCTGGAACTGGCCCTTCCCCAGATGATCGGCGGCGCCACGCCCCGGGCCATCCGCGAGCACCTGGGTCTCAACCGTCCCATCTATGCCCGCACGGCGGCCTATGGCCACTTCGGCCGCAAGCCGGACAATGAGGGCGGCTTCTCCTGGGAAAAGACCGATCTGGTCGACCAGCTCAAGGGTCTGGCCTAG
- the lnt gene encoding apolipoprotein N-acyltransferase, translated as MTPWQIRGLALAAGLLAALAFPPFGILPGIAGYGLLLWLLGREPDLRPRRAFLYGWLAGLGYFAVGVWWVTEAFLVEAEIHGWMAPFALVFLAGGLALFWGLAAAGFAVVSRGGWSRIFIFAALLSGCEWLRGHVLSGFPWNLPGETWATGSAPSQLASVIGAYGLSYVTIALGAAPGLWPDLKGVKARGALVAACCLVLAGLYGWGEARLAAAPKAGADAPMIRLVQADIDQKEKWRPENLQAILKTYLTLSASPGARRPDVIVWPEGALPAVIDDLIYPDSPFLEGLGKALRPGQTLMMGTNRVSPKLEGGYIYYNSLIALRRDPSAPMDGFRLTGVYDKNRLVPFGEFLPLSPLATRLGLRILVHMPEDFTPGPTPAPITPLGVPPVQPLICYEALFPGLSGKVGSRPAWLLNISNDAWFGATSGPWQHLNIAGYRAIEAGLPIARSTPTGVTTMIDAFGRPGPSLGLGRMGVIDAVLPPALPKTPYAKWGDLFLALMILASALAEIVARLRGKSGPTDSEKPISPAAGSDIRTSL; from the coding sequence CTGACCCCCTGGCAGATCCGTGGCCTGGCCCTGGCGGCCGGCCTGCTTGCGGCGCTGGCCTTTCCGCCCTTCGGGATTCTGCCGGGTATCGCCGGCTATGGCCTGCTGCTCTGGCTTCTGGGCCGCGAGCCTGACCTCCGTCCGCGCCGTGCGTTTCTCTATGGCTGGCTGGCCGGGCTCGGCTATTTCGCCGTCGGCGTCTGGTGGGTGACCGAAGCCTTCCTGGTGGAAGCCGAAATCCACGGATGGATGGCGCCCTTCGCCCTGGTGTTTCTGGCGGGTGGGCTGGCCCTGTTCTGGGGACTGGCTGCGGCCGGATTTGCGGTGGTGTCCCGTGGCGGATGGTCCCGGATCTTCATCTTCGCCGCCCTGCTGTCAGGCTGCGAATGGCTGAGGGGTCACGTCCTGTCCGGGTTTCCCTGGAACCTGCCGGGCGAGACCTGGGCGACAGGTTCGGCCCCATCCCAGCTGGCCTCGGTCATCGGCGCCTATGGTCTGTCCTATGTCACCATAGCCCTGGGCGCCGCCCCCGGTCTCTGGCCCGATCTGAAGGGCGTGAAGGCCAGGGGCGCTCTTGTGGCCGCCTGCTGCCTTGTCCTGGCCGGGCTCTATGGCTGGGGCGAGGCCCGGCTGGCCGCTGCGCCCAAGGCCGGCGCCGACGCGCCCATGATCCGTCTGGTCCAGGCCGATATCGACCAGAAGGAAAAGTGGCGGCCGGAAAACCTGCAGGCCATCCTCAAAACCTATCTGACCCTGTCAGCCAGTCCGGGCGCCCGCCGCCCCGATGTCATTGTCTGGCCGGAGGGCGCCCTGCCGGCGGTCATTGACGATCTGATCTATCCCGACAGTCCCTTTCTCGAGGGCCTGGGCAAGGCCCTCAGGCCCGGCCAGACCCTGATGATGGGGACCAACCGGGTCAGCCCCAAACTCGAGGGCGGCTATATCTATTACAACAGCCTGATCGCCCTGCGACGGGACCCGTCCGCCCCCATGGACGGCTTCAGGCTGACCGGGGTCTATGACAAGAACCGTCTCGTCCCCTTCGGTGAGTTCCTGCCCCTGTCGCCCCTGGCCACCCGCCTTGGCCTGCGCATTCTGGTCCACATGCCCGAGGATTTCACGCCGGGCCCGACTCCCGCGCCGATAACGCCCCTCGGCGTGCCGCCGGTCCAGCCACTGATCTGTTATGAAGCCCTGTTCCCTGGCCTGTCCGGCAAGGTCGGATCCCGGCCCGCCTGGTTGCTGAACATTTCCAATGACGCCTGGTTCGGCGCCACAAGCGGCCCCTGGCAGCACCTGAATATTGCCGGCTATAGGGCCATCGAGGCCGGCCTGCCCATCGCCCGGTCCACACCCACCGGGGTCACCACCATGATCGACGCCTTTGGCCGTCCGGGACCCAGCCTGGGCCTTGGCCGCATGGGGGTGATTGATGCTGTCCTGCCGCCCGCCCTGCCAAAGACTCCCTATGCGAAGTGGGGCGATCTCTTCCTGGCCCTCATGATCCTGGCCAGCGCCCTTGCAGAGATTGTAGCCCGTCTGCGGGGAAAATCTGGGCCCACCGATAGCGAAAAGCCGATTTCCCCCGCCGCCGGATCGGATATAAGGACTTCTTTATAG
- a CDS encoding magnesium/cobalt efflux protein produces the protein MASHDESERPGPARKGLVGLIRRWMGAPEPEPATEAEALAESIGGRLVDQAQAFQTLRVEDVMTPRADIVAVELDTPFSGLVQRFIEAEHSRMPIYRDTLDDPVGVVHVKDVFKLMAGPAKGKSKKPEPEDQILQKLRRDALYVPASMRAADLMLRMQGSRTHMALVIDEFGGTDGLVTLEDLVEAVVGEIDDEHDEAQVAGVVARPGEIFEADARAPLEELEAAVGRDLAPADLEEDIDTVGGLVTALAGRVPQRGEVIPHPDGFEIQILDADPRRVKRVRWRKTPERAAQP, from the coding sequence ATGGCCAGTCACGACGAGTCAGAGCGTCCCGGTCCCGCACGGAAAGGCCTCGTAGGCCTGATCCGGCGGTGGATGGGCGCGCCGGAACCGGAACCCGCCACCGAGGCTGAGGCCCTGGCGGAATCCATCGGCGGGCGTCTGGTGGACCAGGCCCAGGCTTTCCAGACCCTCCGGGTCGAGGACGTGATGACGCCGAGGGCTGACATTGTCGCGGTCGAGCTGGACACGCCGTTTTCCGGCCTGGTCCAGAGGTTCATCGAGGCCGAGCATTCCCGCATGCCGATCTACCGGGACACCCTGGATGATCCGGTGGGGGTGGTCCACGTCAAGGACGTCTTCAAGCTGATGGCCGGCCCGGCCAAGGGCAAGTCCAAGAAGCCGGAACCAGAGGACCAGATCCTGCAGAAGCTGAGGCGGGACGCCCTCTATGTTCCCGCCTCAATGCGCGCCGCCGACCTCATGCTGCGCATGCAGGGATCCCGCACCCACATGGCCCTGGTCATTGACGAGTTCGGCGGAACCGATGGTCTGGTGACCCTTGAAGACCTCGTGGAAGCCGTGGTCGGCGAGATTGACGACGAGCATGACGAGGCCCAGGTGGCGGGGGTTGTCGCCAGGCCCGGGGAAATCTTCGAGGCCGACGCCCGGGCGCCCCTGGAAGAGCTTGAAGCCGCCGTGGGCCGCGATCTGGCGCCTGCCGATCTTGAAGAGGACATCGATACGGTCGGAGGCCTCGTCACTGCCCTTGCCGGACGCGTCCCCCAGCGCGGCGAGGTCATTCCCCATCCCGACGGCTTTGAAATCCAGATCCTCGACGCCGATCCCCGGCGGGTGAAGCGGGTCCGCTGGCGCAAGACGCCCGAGCGCGCCGCCCAGCCGTGA
- the ybeY gene encoding rRNA maturation RNase YbeY has product MNDIDIEVEDEAWLSALPDAEPLSRAAAQMALSHADFDGKVVVLLTNDEEIFDLNLRFRQQAKPTNVLSFPAPLNPETHLGDVALAFGVCAREAHAQGKPLAHHLQHLVAHGVLHLVGYDHEQEDEAREMEGLERMILADLGVPDPYEAD; this is encoded by the coding sequence TTGAACGACATCGACATAGAGGTCGAGGACGAAGCCTGGCTCAGCGCCCTGCCGGACGCCGAGCCCCTCAGCCGGGCTGCAGCCCAGATGGCCCTCTCCCATGCCGACTTTGACGGCAAGGTCGTGGTTCTGCTGACCAATGACGAGGAAATCTTCGACCTCAATCTGAGGTTCCGCCAGCAGGCCAAGCCGACCAATGTCCTGTCCTTTCCCGCCCCGCTGAACCCGGAAACCCATCTTGGTGATGTGGCCCTGGCCTTCGGCGTCTGTGCGCGGGAAGCCCATGCCCAGGGCAAGCCCCTGGCCCACCACCTGCAGCACCTTGTGGCCCATGGCGTCCTGCACCTTGTGGGGTATGATCACGAGCAGGAAGACGAGGCCCGCGAGATGGAAGGCCTCGAACGTATGATCCTGGCCGACCTGGGGGTTCCAGACCCCTATGAGGCCGATTGA